From a region of the Panulirus ornatus isolate Po-2019 chromosome 38, ASM3632096v1, whole genome shotgun sequence genome:
- the LOC139760947 gene encoding LOW QUALITY PROTEIN: probable glutamate receptor (The sequence of the model RefSeq protein was modified relative to this genomic sequence to represent the inferred CDS: deleted 1 base in 1 codon) has translation MTTTNVMALLLALTVVVLRAVGQLPRPKGKGKTLGLAGGALAEVLARERPPHCSVILLTDGTTSPTTVFTELSRLRAPWGAAVFEVEAEVDLRVMRAELTKVTVQARQLRQVSWCVSLVVVSDDPAFLATSAEVFYRERLLLWSNRHLAVTRRPLRDLDDLRALSMMNSALLIVSAEARSTSCSVFVHLPYTSQVVRVASWTPRQGLSFTSEVPLFPDKFYRFLVSPRLRVTAEEFPPHVVITKEWTQGRQWRFKYSGSMRQLLDVLAASLNFTYTLQRPPDGSFGNQQPDGSVSGMLGMVTRDEVDLGLGPFSITASRAEVVDYVTPIVSDNLRILGGRGKPEVDPWSFVMPLAPLVWAAVLAALVVMLATAVLLSSWFFKTPPSISVYLRVLLQENTLVVGERWWERFMALSWVLMIMVLTQSYSSNLMSLLAVRHIPQPYQSLRDVIDDSSVTMIWELGTAYVQHFRNSKSGIFSEVHVAEQEGRVMYVLASDYVRVQDELVREGEHVFIGEDLTSRVLMAHDFSNTGQCDFYTSREAFLPFMYGMTGQKNSPLIPAISKRVTSLKEGGLYDHWMKNLNVNSTVCIRPATKITVKTSLSVTNLWGMFVALVTGNAAGLLVFGFELLSDCFSKTRITHL, from the exons ATGACGACGACCAACGTGATGGCGCTGCTCTTGGCGCTAACTGTGGTAGTCTTACGGGCTGTCGGGCAGCTTCCCCGGCCAAAGGGTAAA GGGAAGACGCTTGGGCTGGCTGGAGGGGCTTTGGCGGAggtgctggccagagagcggccgCCCCACTGCTCCGTCATCCTCCTCACAGACGGCACCACCTCGCCTACCACCGTCTTCACG GAGCTGAGCAGGCTGAGGGCCCCCTGGGGCGCGGCGGTGTTTGAAGTGGAGGCTGAGGTGGACCTCAGGGTGATGCGGGCAGAGCTGACGAAGGTGACTGTCCAGGCTCGCCAG CTTCGGCAGGTGTCCTGGTGCGTGTCGCttgtggtggtgagcgacgaTCCGGCCTTCCTCGCCACCTCCGCCGAAGTGTTCTACCGGGAGCGCCTCCTGCTGTGGTCCAACAGACACCTGGCTGTCACCCGGCGTCCCCTCCGAGACCTGGACGACCTCCGCGCTCTCTCCATGATGAACTCTGCGCTGCTTATAGTGAGCGCTGAGGCCAGGTCCACCAG CTGCAGCGTGTTTGTGCACCTGCCTTACACATCGCAAGTAGTACGGGTCGCCTCCTGGACGCCTCGCCAGGGCCTCTCGTTCACCTCTGAAGTCCCACTCTTCCCAGATAAGTTCTACAG GTTCTTGGTGAGTCCCAGGCTGAGGGTGACGGCTGAGGAGTTCCCACCTCACGTGGTCATCACGAAGGAGTGGACTCAGGGACGCCAGTGGAGGTTCAAGTATTCGGGGTCCATGAGGCAGCTCCTGGACGTCCTGGCAGCAAGCCTCAACTTCAC CTACACGCTCCAGCGACCCCCTGATGGTTCCTTCGGCAACCAGCAACCCGACGGCTCGGTGTCTGGCATGCTGGGCATGGTGACCAGAGAC GAGGTGGACCTGGGTCTTGGGCCGTTCAGCATCACTGCGTCACGAGCTGAGGTCGTGGATTACGTGACTCCCATCGTCAGTGATAATCTGAGGATCCTCGGTGGTCGAGGGAAGCCCGAGGTCGACCCGTGGAGTTTCGTGATGCCCCTGGCGCCGCTGGTGTGGGCGGCGGTGCTGGCggccctggtggtgatgctggcaACAGCCGTG CTACTGTCTTCGTGGTTCTTCAAGACGCCACCTTCGATCTCAGTGTATCTTCGTGTTTTACTGCAAGAAA acaCCCTGGTGGTTGGTGAGCGGTGGTGGGAACGCTTCATGGCCTTATCATGGGTACTGATGATCATGGTACTGACGCAGAGCTACAGCAGTAACCTCATGTCCCTCCTGGCCGTGAGGCACATCCCACAACCATACCAAAGTCTACGCGATGTTATTGACGACTCGTCCGTCACCATGATCTGGGAACTCGGGACGGCCTACGTACAGCATTTCCGA aaTTCCAAGTCCGGCATCTTCAGCGAGGTGCACGTCGCCGAGCAGGAGGGCCGCGTGATGTACGTGTTGGCGTCCGACTACGTGCGTGTACAAGAcgagctggtgagggagggtgaacaCGTCTTCATAGGAGAAGACCTCACGAGCAGAGTCCTGATGGCTCATGACTTCTCCAACACAG GTCAGTGCGATTTCTACACCTCCCGCGAGGCGTTCCTGCCCTTCATGTACGGCATGACCGGCCAGAAGAACAGCCCCCTCATCCCCGCCATTAGTAAAAG GGTTACATCACTGAAGGAGGGCGGGCTGTATGATCACTGGATGAAGAACCTCAACGTGAACTCAACCGTGTGCATACGTCCTGCAACGAAGATCACCGTCAAGACCTCGCtctctgtcaccaacctctgg GGAATGTTTGTGGCGCTTGTCACCGGCAACGCTGCTGGGCTCCTGGTCTTCGGCTTCGAACTCCTCTCCGACTGCTTCTCGAAGACCCGCATCACACACCTCTAG